One window of the Flavobacteriaceae bacterium YJPT1-3 genome contains the following:
- a CDS encoding histidine kinase — translation MNHFLLWIKACSKNKATLWFLLFYCISAILHYTATWIYYGAFQDGHPPYFYLEEFFSAAGCRFFYSFILTIPIAYLITKVIYPKSTQLAYLSHLIFLPLFTLAVYYALAFTKAYFGWVFIWNEAGTVWTIYLIAVFYIIQFVIIHAYQYHQAHRFALKEKAELEKAALQSQVTALKAQLNPHFLHNMFNSINASIPVEQERTREMIIALSDLFRYQNKASQQDLVSLGDEIEFIKNYLDLIKVRLKERLKVRLQVPEELLESKIPPMILQPLVENAITHGISPKVGASDLSIVVQRNNDQLYFEISDSGVGIAPGIDFWNKGLGLKNTQQRLRHLYGTELLVHPNAPSGTRISFTL, via the coding sequence GTGAATCATTTTTTACTCTGGATAAAGGCATGCAGTAAAAACAAAGCGACCCTATGGTTTCTGCTCTTCTACTGCATTTCAGCCATCTTACATTACACGGCCACCTGGATCTATTACGGCGCTTTTCAGGATGGTCATCCACCCTATTTCTATCTGGAAGAGTTTTTCTCGGCTGCCGGCTGCCGATTCTTCTATTCGTTTATCCTGACCATCCCGATTGCTTACCTGATCACCAAAGTGATTTATCCAAAAAGCACCCAGCTTGCCTACTTAAGCCATTTGATCTTCTTGCCTCTATTTACCCTAGCCGTTTACTACGCTCTGGCGTTCACAAAAGCCTACTTTGGATGGGTTTTTATTTGGAACGAGGCAGGAACAGTCTGGACGATCTATCTCATTGCCGTTTTCTACATTATTCAATTTGTGATTATTCACGCCTATCAATATCATCAGGCCCATAGATTTGCTCTCAAAGAAAAGGCGGAATTGGAAAAGGCTGCACTTCAAAGCCAGGTAACAGCCCTAAAAGCCCAACTCAATCCCCACTTCCTGCACAATATGTTCAATTCGATCAACGCGAGCATTCCTGTGGAGCAGGAACGCACCCGCGAAATGATCATCGCCTTGTCAGACCTGTTCAGGTATCAAAATAAGGCGAGTCAGCAAGACCTGGTTTCTTTGGGAGATGAGATCGAATTCATCAAAAACTATCTTGACCTCATCAAAGTGCGATTGAAAGAGCGGTTGAAAGTCCGACTTCAAGTTCCGGAAGAACTTTTAGAGTCCAAAATCCCACCCATGATTCTACAACCTCTGGTGGAAAATGCGATCACTCATGGTATATCCCCCAAAGTGGGCGCTAGTGATTTAAGTATTGTCGTTCAAAGAAATAACGATCAACTGTATTTTGAAATTTCCGATTCAGGCGTGGGTATCGCTCCAGGAATCGACTTTTGGAATAAAGGCTTGGGATTAAAAAACACCCAACAACGCCTAAGGCATTTGTACGGGACAGAGCTCTTGGTTCATCCCAATGCACCTTCCGGCACTCGAATATCATTTACCCTATGA
- a CDS encoding adenine phosphoribosyltransferase — MNLASYIHDVPDFPAPGILFKDLTPLLASPDATAFAAKQLFDNCQDLQIDKVVGIESRGFFFGLLLAQQLGVGFVPIRKPGKLPRDTEQVCYALEYGEDSITVHREDIQPGERVLIHDDVLATGGTAQAASQLIEKLGGEVVQLNFLIELTALQGRSKLQERSITTLLSY; from the coding sequence ATGAATCTTGCTTCTTACATCCACGATGTTCCTGATTTTCCTGCACCGGGTATCCTTTTTAAAGATCTAACTCCTTTATTAGCTTCCCCGGATGCTACCGCTTTTGCAGCTAAGCAGCTGTTTGACAATTGCCAGGATTTGCAGATCGATAAGGTGGTGGGTATTGAATCTCGTGGTTTCTTTTTTGGCCTGTTACTGGCTCAACAATTGGGTGTGGGCTTTGTTCCTATCCGTAAACCCGGAAAGTTACCCAGAGACACTGAACAAGTTTGTTATGCCTTGGAATATGGAGAGGACAGTATTACGGTGCATAGGGAAGATATTCAACCCGGTGAGCGCGTATTGATTCACGATGATGTTTTAGCCACAGGCGGTACTGCACAAGCGGCTTCTCAATTGATTGAAAAATTAGGAGGAGAAGTGGTGCAGCTTAACTTCTTAATAGAGCTCACGGCACTTCAAGGAAGAAGTAAACTACAAGAACGATCGATTACGACCTTACTGTCTTATTAA
- a CDS encoding SsrA-binding protein — MARLNKSVLPSFTKQNLDLAKAKKWQLALFGYKLWVTKRALD, encoded by the coding sequence TTGGCCCGATTAAACAAATCGGTATTGCCAAGCTTCACTAAGCAAAATCTGGATTTGGCGAAAGCCAAAAAATGGCAATTAGCGCTATTTGGCTACAAACTATGGGTAACCAAACGTGCCTTGGATTAA
- a CDS encoding M56 family metallopeptidase has translation MDYLVLLAKSALLLAVFYAVYMVFLKRETFFTVYRHLFLIGLVACLALPFLNYTVTETVMLESRTQDYVSDFLEVQLQTESIAPEESWEWPQLLLAIYLIGFSIMILRLAYQCWGIFQLIRNTEHKYENGFAYVPLDGPQTPFSFFYYIFYNPRLHSESDLNMMLQHERVHAREGHTVDVLLMQVVLAIQWFNPLAWTYRKALEQNLEFIADAKAIARVDSAKAYQHTLLKTSTVSLTPALTTNFYHSLIKKRIVMLNKQSSKPQKLWRLGILLPVLGLFFYSFSLQKEVRYTYATPLAHEALSNATPARNVDTEAAADLPTNNPVRTLSQPISLEVTPSTYAVQEQSGPFSITITKTTTRKELEEIKTKLLEKHNVDFQYSNLKYNSAGEIISLSVKYKDKESGNSGQLNLSSDGPIADFLLTRNEKGAFFSGTGKPRDLEMMRAEREQMMQDRRAEMQVRREAMEQKRQEMRVARGAVRQSMERDSLREEQRALMETRRQEMREKREQMKERMKGYRRDSSSTVARNYAYTIQRGKADQVKIRPNSQGTAVYYLNGKKVDENQLSDIDPNEIAMVNVYKGDQATEYTKDTVAGVIAIRTKNNAAVVGNTTNGYAYTIHGSSRITVTKNTSDAELQAMKEQLAAKNIDFSYKRVRRNAAGEIIGIKVTLVDGEGSKRQISTQGSDEPIQPIRIH, from the coding sequence ATGGATTATCTTGTCTTACTTGCAAAAAGCGCCCTACTGCTCGCCGTGTTCTACGCCGTCTATATGGTCTTTTTAAAGCGTGAAACCTTTTTTACAGTGTATCGCCACCTCTTTCTTATTGGATTAGTTGCCTGCCTTGCGCTACCCTTCCTCAATTATACCGTTACAGAAACCGTGATGCTGGAAAGTCGAACTCAGGACTATGTCTCCGATTTTCTTGAGGTCCAACTTCAGACTGAAAGTATAGCGCCTGAAGAAAGCTGGGAATGGCCCCAACTGCTGCTCGCGATTTATCTCATTGGCTTCAGTATAATGATACTCCGACTGGCCTATCAGTGTTGGGGAATCTTCCAATTAATACGCAACACTGAACACAAGTACGAGAATGGATTTGCTTACGTTCCCCTAGATGGCCCACAGACGCCTTTTTCTTTTTTCTACTATATCTTCTACAATCCCCGACTGCACAGTGAAAGCGACTTAAACATGATGCTCCAGCACGAGCGGGTTCACGCCCGCGAAGGGCACACCGTAGATGTGCTGTTGATGCAAGTGGTGCTCGCCATTCAATGGTTCAACCCCCTGGCATGGACCTATCGTAAAGCCCTTGAACAGAACTTAGAATTTATCGCCGATGCCAAAGCCATTGCACGGGTGGATTCCGCGAAAGCGTATCAACATACCTTATTGAAAACATCAACCGTGTCACTCACCCCGGCACTGACTACCAATTTTTATCATTCATTAATCAAAAAGCGAATCGTTATGTTAAACAAACAATCATCAAAACCACAAAAACTCTGGAGGCTAGGGATCCTACTACCCGTATTAGGCCTGTTCTTTTACAGTTTCAGTCTGCAAAAAGAGGTCCGTTATACCTATGCAACCCCTCTGGCTCATGAAGCCCTGAGCAATGCCACTCCAGCCAGGAATGTGGATACCGAGGCTGCAGCAGATCTGCCCACCAACAACCCGGTGCGTACGTTATCCCAGCCTATCTCTTTGGAGGTGACGCCTTCCACTTACGCAGTACAGGAACAATCGGGACCTTTTAGTATCACCATCACCAAAACGACGACCAGGAAGGAATTGGAGGAGATCAAAACCAAGCTTCTCGAGAAACACAATGTCGACTTTCAATACAGTAATCTCAAGTACAATAGTGCGGGAGAGATTATCAGTCTAAGCGTAAAATACAAAGACAAAGAATCCGGGAACTCCGGCCAATTGAATTTGAGTAGTGATGGACCTATTGCCGACTTTTTGCTTACGCGAAATGAAAAAGGCGCATTTTTTTCCGGAACAGGGAAACCCAGGGATCTTGAAATGATGCGCGCAGAACGCGAGCAAATGATGCAGGATCGACGCGCCGAAATGCAGGTACGTAGAGAAGCCATGGAACAGAAACGGCAGGAAATGCGCGTAGCACGTGGCGCTGTCAGACAATCCATGGAAAGAGACAGCCTGCGTGAGGAACAACGGGCCCTCATGGAAACCAGACGCCAGGAAATGCGAGAAAAACGGGAACAAATGAAAGAACGCATGAAGGGGTATCGCAGAGATTCCTCGTCTACTGTTGCTAGAAATTATGCCTATACGATCCAAAGAGGTAAAGCTGATCAAGTAAAAATTCGACCCAATAGCCAAGGAACTGCGGTCTATTACTTAAATGGAAAGAAAGTAGACGAAAATCAGTTATCGGACATCGATCCCAATGAAATCGCAATGGTCAATGTGTATAAAGGAGATCAAGCCACCGAATATACCAAGGATACCGTTGCGGGGGTCATTGCCATCCGAACAAAGAACAATGCTGCTGTAGTGGGCAATACGACCAATGGTTATGCCTATACCATCCATGGGAGTAGCCGGATTACGGTCACCAAAAATACCAGTGATGCTGAACTACAAGCGATGAAAGAACAACTTGCCGCTAAGAACATTGATTTTAGCTATAAGCGGGTACGTCGCAATGCTGCGGGTGAGATCATTGGCATCAAAGTCACACTTGTGGATGGAGAAGGCTCCAAACGCCAAATCAGTACGCAAGGTAGTGATGAACCCATCCAACCCATACGCATCCATTGA
- a CDS encoding BlaI/MecI/CopY family transcriptional regulator has protein sequence MEKLTNKEEEVMQALWELEQGFVKDLLAQLPDGNHYNTVSTVVRNLEDKGYVSHRAFGKTHQYYPLISKAAYREQFMQRASQRYFDNSYKNMVSFFAKEEKISAEELREILSIIENKNVKSTN, from the coding sequence ATGGAAAAACTCACCAATAAAGAAGAGGAAGTGATGCAGGCACTTTGGGAGCTAGAACAAGGCTTTGTCAAAGACTTGCTGGCCCAATTGCCCGATGGAAATCATTACAACACGGTATCTACGGTAGTTAGAAATTTAGAGGACAAAGGCTATGTAAGCCATCGCGCCTTTGGGAAAACCCATCAATACTATCCGCTGATCAGCAAAGCAGCCTATCGCGAGCAATTCATGCAACGTGCCAGTCAGCGCTATTTTGATAATAGCTACAAGAATATGGTATCCTTTTTTGCCAAAGAAGAAAAAATAAGCGCTGAAGAATTGCGCGAAATCCTGAGCATCATTGAAAACAAGAACGTAAAAAGCACTAACTAG
- a CDS encoding calcium/sodium antiporter, translating into MNLLLVFLGFTLLVVGGEYLVRSSVALSFKFNISKMVIGLTVVSFATSAPELLVSINAALDGYSDIALSNVIGSNIANIGLVLGITALISALEIDRDFYKFNWPVMILFSLGVYLFLREDEQLSRVEGLILLVGLLLYLVLLLRRAQKRRLPLPEDEVDDKLAVVSGFKIGVWLLIGALALYFGSEWLVRGAVGIATTLGVSERVIGVTMIAVGTSVPELAASVIAALKKEKALSLGNLIGSNIFNIGSVLGITALISPIAAGSPQILQNDILWMLAFALVLLPLAFLPRRFIMGRWKGSILFGAYAVFVALAFIQ; encoded by the coding sequence ATGAATCTGCTTTTGGTCTTCTTGGGATTTACACTACTCGTTGTAGGCGGTGAGTACTTGGTGCGTTCTTCGGTAGCGCTCTCCTTTAAATTCAATATTTCCAAAATGGTGATCGGACTGACTGTGGTTAGTTTTGCCACCAGTGCTCCGGAACTTCTGGTCAGTATCAATGCCGCACTTGATGGCTATTCTGATATTGCGCTTTCCAATGTCATAGGGTCCAATATTGCGAATATCGGATTGGTATTGGGGATCACTGCACTGATCTCCGCTCTGGAGATCGACCGTGATTTCTATAAGTTCAACTGGCCGGTGATGATCTTGTTCTCTCTGGGGGTCTATCTATTTTTGAGGGAGGATGAACAGTTGAGTCGGGTGGAGGGCTTGATTCTATTGGTTGGGCTCCTGCTTTATTTAGTCCTCTTACTGCGCAGAGCTCAGAAAAGGCGACTTCCTTTACCGGAAGATGAGGTGGACGACAAACTGGCTGTAGTCTCCGGCTTTAAGATCGGTGTCTGGCTACTGATCGGTGCTTTAGCGCTCTATTTCGGATCAGAATGGCTGGTACGGGGAGCTGTGGGTATCGCTACCACCCTTGGCGTGAGTGAACGGGTTATCGGCGTGACTATGATCGCAGTCGGCACCAGCGTTCCCGAATTGGCGGCTTCGGTCATTGCAGCCCTTAAAAAAGAGAAAGCCCTATCCCTGGGGAACTTAATTGGCAGCAATATCTTTAATATTGGATCTGTGCTCGGGATTACCGCTTTGATCAGTCCTATTGCCGCCGGCTCTCCACAGATTCTTCAAAACGATATCCTTTGGATGCTCGCTTTTGCCCTGGTCTTGCTGCCCTTGGCATTCCTACCCCGTCGTTTTATCATGGGGCGCTGGAAAGGTTCGATTTTGTTTGGGGCCTATGCGGTATTCGTGGCCTTGGCGTTTATTCAGTAA
- a CDS encoding glutamine synthetase beta-grasp domain-containing protein — protein sequence MGKSKLEYIWLDGYTPTQNMRSKTKVVDDFSGKLEDCPIWSFDGSSTKQATGDNSDCLLKPVAIYPDPQRDKGHLIMCEVLNADGTPHVSNHRAEIDDDDNDFWFGFEQEYFIMDRATQLPLGFPVGGYPGPQGMYYCSVGGRNTHGRAFVEEHADLCIAAGLNFEGINQEVASGQWEFQLFAKGAKKAGDEIWVARYLLDRLTEQYGWYIEYHPKPIKGDWNGSGMHANFSNSTLRNAGSRDVYEKICEAFRPVTKEHIAVYGEFNDQRLTGAHETASINEFSYGVSDRGASIRIPIITVEKGWKGWLEDRRPASNADPYKVAGRIVKTVKSANV from the coding sequence ATGGGCAAATCTAAATTAGAGTATATCTGGCTGGATGGATATACACCAACGCAAAACATGAGAAGTAAAACCAAGGTAGTTGACGACTTCAGTGGCAAGCTGGAAGACTGCCCAATTTGGTCTTTTGACGGTTCTTCTACCAAACAGGCTACTGGGGACAACTCGGACTGCCTGCTAAAACCGGTAGCGATCTATCCGGATCCACAGCGTGACAAAGGTCATTTGATCATGTGTGAAGTACTGAATGCCGATGGAACCCCTCATGTATCCAATCACCGCGCCGAGATCGATGATGATGACAATGACTTCTGGTTCGGTTTTGAGCAGGAGTACTTCATCATGGATCGCGCTACTCAATTACCCCTAGGCTTCCCGGTAGGTGGATATCCCGGCCCACAAGGAATGTACTACTGTTCTGTAGGTGGTAGAAATACCCACGGCCGCGCTTTTGTAGAGGAGCACGCCGATTTATGTATTGCGGCAGGCTTGAATTTCGAAGGAATCAACCAGGAGGTAGCCAGCGGACAATGGGAATTCCAATTGTTTGCCAAAGGAGCCAAAAAAGCCGGTGATGAAATCTGGGTTGCCCGTTACTTGCTAGACCGTCTCACCGAGCAATACGGTTGGTATATTGAATATCATCCAAAACCGATCAAAGGAGACTGGAATGGCTCTGGAATGCACGCCAACTTCTCTAATTCTACCTTGCGTAACGCAGGATCTAGAGATGTGTATGAAAAAATTTGTGAAGCATTCCGTCCAGTCACCAAAGAACACATTGCGGTGTACGGCGAGTTTAATGATCAGCGTTTGACTGGAGCTCACGAAACGGCTTCCATCAATGAGTTTAGCTATGGAGTTTCCGATCGCGGAGCCTCCATACGCATCCCGATCATCACCGTAGAAAAAGGATGGAAAGGTTGGTTGGAAGACCGACGCCCAGCTTCCAATGCCGACCCCTACAAAGTGGCCGGCCGTATTGTTAAAACCGTAAAATCTGCCAACGTATAA
- a CDS encoding glutamine synthetase III encodes MTNLRFEALKTIANRSLSYTQEREKRSALFGRHVFNKEAMRQYLPNAAFQGVMDAIEKGAKMDRAMADAVASGMKAWSLSLGATHYTHWFQPLTGATAEKHDAFFETVTDGSAIEKFDGVQLVQQEPDASSFPHGGIRNTFEARGYTAWDPTSPAFILDNTLCIPTIFVAYTGEALDYKTPLLRSLQALDQAATQVSRYFDKNVNKVSATLGWEQEYFLIDQALVQARPDLMLTGRTLVGHASAKDQQLDDHYFGSIPTRAINFMKDLEQECMLLGIPVKTRHNEVAPNQFELAPIFEEANLAVDHNALLMDIMDTVAERHHFTVLFHEKPFAGVNGSGKHNNWSLATDTGVNLLSPGTTPMKNLRFLTFFINTIKAVHEHEALIRASIASASNDHRLGANEAPPAIISVFIGSQLTAVLDELEKVTDGKLSPQEKTELKLNVVGKIPEILLDNTDRNRTSPFAFTGNKFEFRAVGSMANCADPMTTLNAAVAAQLITFKEEVDALIAKKKMKKDDAIFNVLREYIKESSPIRFEGDGYGEAWEKEAKKRKLSNNKSTPEALAAKISAKTLKLFQDLEIMNAIEIEARYEIEMEGYAKRLQIESRVLGDMARNHIIPTAISYQNVLINNVQGLKAIYGDEFKAYAEEQLALISDISSHIKHINQGITAMTQARKKANAIQEVNTLAKAYGEEVKPYLDQIRRHVDKLELLVDDALWPLPKYREMLFH; translated from the coding sequence ATGACCAACCTTCGTTTTGAGGCCCTGAAAACCATAGCTAATCGATCACTGAGTTACACCCAAGAGCGGGAAAAGCGTTCTGCGCTTTTTGGCCGGCACGTCTTCAATAAGGAAGCCATGCGACAATACCTTCCTAACGCAGCTTTTCAGGGAGTGATGGACGCTATAGAAAAAGGAGCTAAGATGGATCGTGCCATGGCCGATGCCGTGGCCAGCGGTATGAAGGCCTGGTCTCTTTCTCTGGGGGCGACCCATTACACCCACTGGTTTCAACCCTTGACCGGAGCTACAGCAGAGAAACACGATGCCTTTTTTGAGACGGTCACTGACGGTTCGGCTATTGAAAAATTTGACGGTGTGCAATTGGTTCAACAGGAGCCGGACGCCAGTAGTTTTCCTCATGGAGGGATCCGCAATACCTTTGAAGCTCGTGGTTATACGGCCTGGGACCCTACCTCTCCGGCCTTCATTCTAGATAATACCTTATGTATCCCAACCATTTTTGTGGCCTATACCGGAGAAGCCCTGGATTATAAAACACCGTTGTTGCGTTCCCTTCAGGCTCTCGATCAGGCGGCTACGCAGGTATCGCGCTATTTTGATAAGAATGTCAATAAGGTGAGCGCCACTCTGGGCTGGGAACAAGAATATTTTTTGATCGATCAGGCCCTGGTGCAGGCGCGCCCGGATCTAATGCTCACCGGAAGAACTTTGGTTGGTCATGCTTCCGCGAAAGACCAACAATTGGACGATCATTATTTTGGTTCCATTCCCACGCGTGCGATCAATTTTATGAAAGATCTCGAACAGGAGTGCATGCTTCTGGGGATACCCGTGAAGACCAGACACAATGAAGTAGCGCCCAATCAGTTTGAACTGGCGCCTATTTTTGAGGAGGCTAATCTGGCGGTCGATCACAATGCGCTTTTAATGGATATTATGGATACGGTGGCCGAACGTCATCATTTTACGGTACTGTTTCACGAAAAACCCTTTGCGGGAGTCAATGGGAGTGGAAAGCACAACAACTGGTCACTGGCTACCGATACCGGAGTCAATTTGCTCAGTCCGGGAACGACCCCTATGAAAAATCTGCGCTTTCTTACCTTTTTTATTAATACGATCAAGGCGGTTCACGAACATGAAGCCTTGATTCGTGCTTCAATCGCCAGTGCTTCCAATGATCACCGCCTGGGCGCCAATGAAGCCCCACCCGCCATCATTTCAGTTTTTATCGGCTCTCAACTTACAGCAGTGCTTGACGAACTGGAGAAAGTGACCGACGGGAAATTATCCCCACAGGAAAAAACAGAATTGAAATTAAATGTGGTGGGTAAGATCCCGGAGATCCTGTTGGACAATACGGACCGTAATAGAACATCTCCCTTTGCCTTTACCGGGAACAAGTTTGAGTTTCGCGCGGTGGGGTCCATGGCCAATTGTGCCGATCCCATGACGACGCTCAATGCGGCCGTGGCTGCTCAACTGATCACCTTTAAAGAGGAAGTAGACGCCTTGATCGCAAAGAAAAAGATGAAAAAGGATGATGCGATCTTTAATGTATTGCGTGAATACATAAAGGAGTCCAGCCCAATTCGCTTTGAAGGAGACGGCTATGGGGAAGCCTGGGAGAAAGAAGCGAAGAAACGCAAACTCAGCAATAACAAAAGTACGCCTGAGGCCCTTGCCGCTAAGATCAGTGCGAAGACCCTCAAGTTATTCCAGGATCTGGAGATCATGAATGCCATTGAGATCGAGGCGCGCTACGAGATCGAAATGGAAGGCTATGCTAAACGCCTGCAGATTGAAAGTCGGGTGCTGGGTGATATGGCTCGAAATCACATCATCCCTACAGCTATCAGTTACCAAAATGTCCTGATCAATAATGTACAGGGCTTAAAAGCGATCTATGGCGATGAATTTAAAGCTTACGCGGAAGAGCAGCTGGCCCTGATCAGTGACATCTCCAGTCATATTAAACACATCAACCAAGGCATCACGGCCATGACCCAAGCGCGTAAGAAGGCCAACGCGATTCAGGAGGTAAATACTTTGGCGAAAGCCTATGGAGAAGAGGTCAAACCGTATCTCGATCAAATACGCCGGCATGTTGATAAGTTAGAATTATTGGTTGACGACGCACTCTGGCCCTTACCCAAATACAGAGAAATGCTATTTCATTGA
- a CDS encoding CsgE family curli-type amyloid fiber assembly protein, with the protein MVLFFYSLSSWAQLYNKDIAGTWKIDRYSEFISFTAMVENKTLSDRSLRYSISFFIQQPDGSVAKDSKEERFVLAAGERKQLNELSVSENEDNKVTLLLLIYDLEDRPIGKDRVVLNDPSDADAIENKEINVRARGNGKYTDQAAPQDGFTLDGLVIENTITQAGRDFYQLFYSDYYNKGIVSPKDILIEEVPGRGRRTRITVKVDRTLVWQFFAQPRRDYLKEQAEITIRRVLLQIQRIARQNESLIRY; encoded by the coding sequence ATGGTTCTGTTTTTTTATAGCCTATCGAGTTGGGCCCAATTGTACAACAAAGATATAGCCGGTACTTGGAAGATTGATCGCTACAGTGAGTTTATCAGCTTCACGGCCATGGTAGAAAATAAGACCCTGAGCGATCGTAGCCTACGTTATTCCATATCGTTCTTTATTCAGCAACCGGATGGCTCGGTGGCCAAAGACAGTAAGGAAGAGCGCTTCGTGTTGGCAGCCGGGGAGCGTAAACAATTGAACGAACTCAGTGTTAGTGAGAATGAGGACAACAAAGTAACCTTGCTTTTGCTTATCTATGACCTGGAAGATCGACCCATTGGTAAAGACCGGGTCGTTCTGAATGATCCTTCTGATGCAGATGCTATTGAAAATAAAGAAATCAATGTTCGCGCTAGAGGAAACGGGAAGTACACCGATCAGGCCGCACCCCAGGACGGTTTTACCCTGGATGGACTGGTCATAGAAAATACCATAACGCAGGCAGGACGCGACTTTTATCAACTTTTCTATTCAGACTATTACAACAAGGGAATCGTATCTCCCAAAGATATCTTGATAGAGGAAGTTCCCGGACGCGGAAGACGTACGCGGATTACTGTGAAGGTAGATCGTACCTTAGTCTGGCAATTTTTTGCTCAGCCGCGGCGAGACTATTTGAAGGAGCAGGCAGAGATCACCATTCGCAGGGTATTGCTGCAGATTCAGCGTATTGCCCGTCAAAATGAGAGTTTAATACGCTATTAA
- a CDS encoding curli assembly protein CsgF: MKKLIFILLLMGSSLSFAQQFSYTPINPAFGGSNFNYSWMLQSATAQNGLTADTDGEEQSDLEEIGEQLNRQILNQISRTLLNQQIEALGDFTEEGTFTFGDLAVEVVQTDEGLVINILDTTNGEQTQIVVPN; the protein is encoded by the coding sequence ATGAAAAAATTGATCTTTATTCTGCTACTGATGGGCTCTTCGCTGAGTTTTGCTCAACAGTTTAGTTATACGCCAATAAATCCGGCGTTTGGAGGAAGTAACTTCAACTACAGTTGGATGCTTCAGTCGGCCACAGCACAGAATGGACTGACTGCTGATACCGACGGAGAAGAGCAATCCGACCTGGAAGAAATCGGGGAACAGCTGAATCGCCAGATCCTGAATCAAATTTCAAGAACACTACTCAACCAACAGATAGAAGCGCTAGGTGATTTTACGGAGGAAGGTACATTTACCTTTGGAGATTTGGCGGTTGAGGTCGTCCAAACTGATGAAGGCCTGGTCATCAATATACTCGATACAACCAATGGGGAACAAACCCAGATCGTAGTGCCTAACTAA